A stretch of Oncorhynchus mykiss isolate Arlee chromosome 12, USDA_OmykA_1.1, whole genome shotgun sequence DNA encodes these proteins:
- the LOC110486896 gene encoding uncharacterized protein LOC110486896 isoform X2, translating into MSAFCLCCAIFLCLLCSTLAEKGSKGLLVRKQEGDTMTIHCSTSLPDQENLGVYMRLTKEIPVLYFHQETKKLILHERFKLRLTTNGRLNKMDITITNLTIEDSGAFWCVYSVYKKNKIEKTEGEGAVLLVVNDEECDQNDASSGLGMSWYLVLVSAVTAGSVLLLSLLILFIWVIPRLEMEDEDTIDVFQQQTGGLY; encoded by the exons ATGTCTGCATTCTGTCTGTGTTGTgcaatcttcctctgtctcctttgCAGCACCCTGGCTGAGAAAG GCAGCAAGGGACTGCTGGTCCGAAAGCAGGAGGGAGACACTATGACCATCCACTGCAGCACCTCTCTGCCAGACCAAGAAAACCTGGGTGTGTACATGCGCCTAACAAAAGAGATTCCAGTCCTCTACTTTCACCAGGAAACAAAAAAATTAATCCTCCACGAGAGGTTCAAACTCAGATTGACGACTAACGGAAGACTCAACAAAATGGACATCACCATCACAAACCTGACCATAGAAGACTCTGGGGCCTTctggtgtgtgtacagtgtttATAAGAAAAACAAGATTGAGAAGACTGAGGGGGAAGGAGCTGTTTTGCTGGTGGTGAATG ATGAGGAGTGTGACCAGAATGATGCATCCTCAGGGCTAGGAATGTCCTGGTATCTGGTCCTGGTCTCAGCTGTCACTGCTGGCTCTGTGCTTCTCCTGAGTCTGCTCATCCTCTTCATCTGGGTCATCCCCAGG TTGGAAATGGAGGATGAAGATACGATCGATGTTTTCCAGCAACAGACAGGAGGCCTCTACTAG
- the LOC110486896 gene encoding uncharacterized protein LOC110486896 isoform X1: MSAFCLCCAIFLCLLCSTLAEKGSKGLLVRKQEGDTMTIHCSTSLPDQENLGVYMRLTKEIPVLYFHQETKKLILHERFKLRLTTNGRLNKMDITITNLTIEDSGAFWCVYSVYKKNKIEKTEGEGAVLLVVNDEECDQNDASSGLGMSWYLVLVSAVTAGSVLLLSLLILFIWVIPRCFHSHSREVTVVKFDGQLINETHTCTVGNGG; encoded by the exons ATGTCTGCATTCTGTCTGTGTTGTgcaatcttcctctgtctcctttgCAGCACCCTGGCTGAGAAAG GCAGCAAGGGACTGCTGGTCCGAAAGCAGGAGGGAGACACTATGACCATCCACTGCAGCACCTCTCTGCCAGACCAAGAAAACCTGGGTGTGTACATGCGCCTAACAAAAGAGATTCCAGTCCTCTACTTTCACCAGGAAACAAAAAAATTAATCCTCCACGAGAGGTTCAAACTCAGATTGACGACTAACGGAAGACTCAACAAAATGGACATCACCATCACAAACCTGACCATAGAAGACTCTGGGGCCTTctggtgtgtgtacagtgtttATAAGAAAAACAAGATTGAGAAGACTGAGGGGGAAGGAGCTGTTTTGCTGGTGGTGAATG ATGAGGAGTGTGACCAGAATGATGCATCCTCAGGGCTAGGAATGTCCTGGTATCTGGTCCTGGTCTCAGCTGTCACTGCTGGCTCTGTGCTTCTCCTGAGTCTGCTCATCCTCTTCATCTGGGTCATCCCCAGG TGTTTTCATTCACATAGTAGAGAAGTGACAGTAGTCAAGTTCGATGGACAGCTAATAAACGAGACACACACCTGCACAG TTGGAAATGGAGGATGA
- the LOC110486896 gene encoding uncharacterized protein LOC110486896 isoform X3: MTIHCSTSLPDQENLGVYMRLTKEIPVLYFHQETKKLILHERFKLRLTTNGRLNKMDITITNLTIEDSGAFWCVYSVYKKNKIEKTEGEGAVLLVVNDEECDQNDASSGLGMSWYLVLVSAVTAGSVLLLSLLILFIWVIPRCFHSHSREVTVVKFDGQLINETHTCTVGNGG; the protein is encoded by the exons ATGACCATCCACTGCAGCACCTCTCTGCCAGACCAAGAAAACCTGGGTGTGTACATGCGCCTAACAAAAGAGATTCCAGTCCTCTACTTTCACCAGGAAACAAAAAAATTAATCCTCCACGAGAGGTTCAAACTCAGATTGACGACTAACGGAAGACTCAACAAAATGGACATCACCATCACAAACCTGACCATAGAAGACTCTGGGGCCTTctggtgtgtgtacagtgtttATAAGAAAAACAAGATTGAGAAGACTGAGGGGGAAGGAGCTGTTTTGCTGGTGGTGAATG ATGAGGAGTGTGACCAGAATGATGCATCCTCAGGGCTAGGAATGTCCTGGTATCTGGTCCTGGTCTCAGCTGTCACTGCTGGCTCTGTGCTTCTCCTGAGTCTGCTCATCCTCTTCATCTGGGTCATCCCCAGG TGTTTTCATTCACATAGTAGAGAAGTGACAGTAGTCAAGTTCGATGGACAGCTAATAAACGAGACACACACCTGCACAG TTGGAAATGGAGGATGA